The sequence below is a genomic window from Callithrix jacchus isolate 240 chromosome 16, calJac240_pri, whole genome shotgun sequence.
ttgtatttttagtagagacggggtttcatcatgttggccaggctggtctcaaactcctgatctgaggtgatccacccgccttggcctcccaaagtgctgggattccaggcgcgagccactgagcccagcctccaatgacattttttaatgGATATTGAAATTttccctttgagacagggtccccctgcattccagtctggagtgtagtggcatcatcatggctcactgtagtctcaacctgAGCTCACAGGCgcaccacaccacacctggctaatttttgtttttgtagagatgaggtttcaccatgttgcccaagctggtcttgaactcctgggctctgggtctacccacctcagcctcccaaagtgctggtattacagcaatgagccactgcacccagcgatgaaattttaatttcatgtgtcacaaataattttttttcatttaaaaaccattcttaggcCAGGCATTGTTGGGGCCAACCCCATGAGCCCACTGGACCCCTCCAGTACAGGCACCTGTCCATCGTTGCTAGTTGTCAGTCTCCATTAGAACTGGACTCCAGGGCAGGGGCTGGCTCTGTCCATCTTTGTCCCCGTGGCCTGCACAAGGCCTTGCACAGAGAACAGATGTCTCCATCTGGGAAATTACTCCTTTGGTTTTGTTGGACTTAGTTCTCTGTGGAAACTTTTTGCTGGTGGAGTGTCCTCTCTTCTGTGGCACTGTCCTGAGCTCAAAGCTGGATGCTTCCCCAAatgtgtcattcattcattcagcaaacatttctggGGCTGAGTCAAGCTGCATGCACTGGAGACTTGGGGATTTATAAAATGGCCTGGGCCCTGTCCTTGCTCTGCTCCACTTTGTGAAGCTTCTAGAAGGCTCCAAATAGTTTCAATTCAGTGTCATAAATCAAAGATTATTCTAGACAAAAAGCAATTCCAGACCTAGGTTgtagatttattttaattaatttattgtctccagaacagaaaaccaaaatgtttttatttgtttatatattttggagacagggcctccatctgtcacccagactggagggcagtggtgcgatcacagctcattgcagtctccaacttctgggctcaagtgatccttccctggcctcccaaagtgctatgattacaggcatgagccaccatccctggcctggAAACTCTTCAGATGAGTTTACTATACTGAAGCCCAAATTGCGGTGCACAGTGTGATCAGGTAACAAGATATTCTAGCACCTGCACTACCCCATGAACAATCCCTCTTCCTCTCCACAAAAGAACCACCAGCCTGTGTGCCAGGGGCTACCTGGATGCTTCCGTGTGTTACTCAGATCTCAAAGCTGTGCCGTGGCTTGAATTTAAATCATGTGCTCACACCCTTGGCTCTCAGCAAGCTGCCCCATGGATATCATGTCTTTTCCACATCATGTAGCTGTAAGAGgactcctcctctccctccgTGGCTAATGTCTAACCTGGATTGTTGGACTTTGATTTACTTCTATTGATCTGACCCAGCTGCCTTATTCTTAGTTGTACTGTGACATATAGGTGAAGAAACCACGAAGAGCTGAGAGGAAAAATAACCCTTGAGTGGCTGGAGGGCATAAAGTTATTTTCCAAGTGTGAGGTGATTTGGCTGGTGTGGTACACACTGCTGCAGCAGGAAAGCCACCAGAGGTTCTATGAAGACACATGGGCATCACCAAGCCCCAGGACACTGTGTGCAcagtaaaatttgattttaacgtagctttttttttttagacaagagttttgctctgtcacccaggctggagtacagtggcatggtgatctcgctcactgcaacttccacctcccaggctcaagtgattctcctgcctcagcttcccaagtagctgggattacaagtgcccaccaccatgcccagctaatttttgtatttttagtagagacgggggtctcattatgttggtcaggctggtgtcgaactcctgatctcaggtgatccacacaccttggcctcccaaaatgctgggattacaagcatgagccaccgcacctggtctttAACATAGTTTTCAAATGTCAAAAGTCTCTTTATTTTCTCCCCAACcattcagaaatataaaaagcattCTTAGCCCTTAGGCCATACAAAACGGGCAGCCCGGCTTTGTGTGGCCTAAGAGCTATACGAATGGTTTGCCAGCTCCTGACCTAGGACCATGTCAGTCCAGAGATAATCCAGGTGCTAACACAGAATGAAGCTTGCACCCCAGCCCCTTTTTGGCTGGTTGCTTTTAGTGGAAAGAAAACAGCATTATGGTCAGCACAGAATCTGGAATTTCTGGACCATCCACATGACTCACGTTCCCCTCCTTTTGTCCTGATCATGAACCAGGAAGTAGCCAAGAGGAGATGGTGAgagcccaggaggaggcaggGTCAGAGTCAGAGTCTTCGTGAGCAGTGTTTTGGAAGGCCAGGAACTGGAGTTGCAGGTGGTGCATGTCCACTGGGTGACTGGGTGCCTTTACTCTTATCCCATCGTTGGGCAACCcagaaagcctaaaatatttatggcCCATTAGAGAAAAAACAACCCCTGTGCTAGAGCTGAAGGTGACCAAGGTGACCACCTGGCTAAACACATTACCTGCCAAGACCCTCATCAGCAGCCACACAGCCCAAGGCAGACATTGAACACATACTCTCCATGTATACAGAAGTTCTGGCATGAGAAGAGGCAGACTTATAGTGGATACATTGATTTCATGGCTGTGGAGAACACCATCACCCTTGCACACCGAGAGGAGTCCCTGAATGGGCATGTAGGGGAACACCAGTCAGAGCTTTGCCCCTGGAAGCAGCACTGTAGTCTGGGAACACACTCACAGCATGTTGAGCTAAGCGGCAGCAGCTGGTGGTCACTCAGACCCACCAAGGAGTCAGATCCCCATCCACAGGCTGTAAAGATGGAAACTCATGTGGACACTGGACTCTGCTGTGTCCCTTGCCACCAGGGAAAGCTCCAGAACCTGCAAACACATGGACCCAACACAACCTGTTTCAATATGATACAAACTCATAAGTTGCTCTTCAGTTAGGCAACTGAGGCTGCAACTTCTCAGTGACCCTGTCATGCCTAACCAGTGTGGCATAACCCAAACCAGCAGTCACAAGCCCTGCTGTGACCTATGTCCCTCTGGGCCACATGTTTGCATGTGGGAGAAAGGGATCACAAAGTGTCCCTCCATTGGGGATGGCAGCCTTTTGGGCCCAAATATTTCTGTGTAATTATCGGCAGTGGCACCAAAGATCAGGTTCCCCCTGGAACTCCTTCACAGCTGAATGACCAGGACTGTGGGGGCAGGGTTGAGGTCTGCCTGCAGCTGGCCTCATGCCTGTAGATATCAGCCTTAATTAGATGCTGTGTGAGAAAGTCAGATGGACATGGTCCCAGCCTATTAGATTAACCACTGTAACCAACAGAGCAGCAGATTCATGTGAAAATTCCATTTCAGCCAAAAAATCATCAGGCCCTGCAGATCACTGCAAAAGGTGACCTGCCATCAGCCACACTTCCCTCCATGTTCCTGCATGTGTCAAGAACACAGGATCCTACCATGCTCCACCTGGGCTATGTCTCAAGGTTGTATTGGCAGCAAAAACCTGAGGGGTGAGGTAATGGCCACCCGGCTCCCAACAGAACAGGCTCACTCCTCACCTCCGGGTTTCTCAGCTGTGAGTAATCTGCCTGTCATCCCCTCCTAAATGCAACAGCTACAGGATTTCTTGTGAGCTTGTAATAATAAAATCTCAGACCCTCAGTTCTTGGCAGTTTGTATTTCAGGCTGTTTTAAGGAAATCTGTTCTGCAGCATAAATTACATACATTCAGACCTCTGTAAAGTGGGGCAACTGGGTTCTCCTCCTCTACCTCGTCCCTCTGTCTCTTCCCCAACCCCACTCCCTGTTTCTCCTCCCATCTGTCCTCACACCCCATGGTCTGCTGGTCTTCTACACCTACTCCATCTCAAGTTCTTCTCCCTACcatcttttttcccccacttcCTCTCCCCAAGTTCTttgctctactttttttttgaagtggaatctcactgtcacccaggctggagtgcagtggcatgaccttggctcactgcaacctccacctctcgggttcaagtgattctcctgcctcagcctcccaagtagctgggattacaggcacgcaccaccatgcctggctgacttgtgtgttttcagtagagacgggggtttcaccatgttggccaggatggtctcaatctcttgacctcatgatccgcccaccttgtcctcccaaagtgctgggattacaggcgtgagccaccatgcgcagcctgCTCTACCATCCCTTTTTCCCGCCATCTCCTTTTCCCACTCTCTCTCCTCATCTCTTCTCAGGTTCTCCATATTTGTTTCCCAGACATCTTAAGGTGcccattttcattgttttctccaCTGTCTTTATTTCCTCCTCACCACGTTCTCCccgccaacaacaacaaaaaataaagtggagCAACTGGGCCAGTACAAGATAGTCATCCAGCCTGCGGGCTGTGTGCACAAACTGGGGTGTGCTGGAGATGCTGGCAtagctggggggtggggaggggttgcTTGCATTCACTTGAGTGCTCTCTCCGACCAGCAGTTAGACATATTCCTCTACATTGTTTCCTCTCAGTACCCTCTAACAGTGCCTATTTTCAGATACACAAATAAGGCTCTGAGTTTCAGGGCAATGATGTcctgggtcacacagcaagcCCCTTGGCCACAAGTGTGACCTCAGAACCCTTGCTGTACACCTTGTTTCTGTGCCTAGCACTAATGCGTGCTCCACATATGCCAACCACACCAGTAATGAATGGCATGTACCTGCTAGCCCAGCCTGCCTCTCTGAAAGAGAAGGGGACAGGGCTGGGGCCCTTTGGTCCTGGGTGGCTCTAATGGGGGTTAAGTTCTAAGATAAGGATTTAAGGTGAAGTCAGAAGGAAATTCTAGGCACTCCTCTTCTGGACTTCCTCCAACATGAGCTAATGCATTTCTTTATTGTTGAAGCCAGTGTGAGCCATTGATCCTTAAGGGAAAACATTTTgggtaaattattttaacatactCAGTCTAGCGGAGCTCGTAGAGccttccttctgcctcttccTCATTCACAGGCACCTATGAACTCAAAACTGCACCCTGAGTGTGAGGGACACAGGCTTTATTGAACGGGTTAAGGTCAAACAGTCCAGCAAATAAACGTACACTTTGTATAAAGTTGGATATTCTTGAGAACAATTCTGAGTCTTTACCAACATTCTACATGTTTGTCAGTATAAATGATCCCATGTAAAAGTAAAAGAAGTAAGTTAAGGCTGTAggtttattcatatatatatatatatatatatatatatatgcacacacacacacttatacagATAAGTGGTCTATCCTATGTGAATTTTTTGATGCTGGGTAAGCCTTGAGCTCcgattaaaagctttgccacagtcATTGCATTTATAAGGCTTCTCcccagtgtgaattctctgatgtaTAATTAGATGTGAACGCCAcctaaatattttctcacagtcatcacactgatgcagtttctttatagtaCTAACTTTTTTACGGCTCACAAAAGTGGACCCTTCTAGGGCATTCCCATATTCGTAAAACCACTGGGCCCTAGTGTGTATTCTCTGGTGTTCAATAAGATATGAGCTCCGGctgaaggcttttccacattcacTGCACTCATAGGGCTTCACTCCTGCATGAATTATCTGGTGTTGGAAAAGGGTTGAGTTCTgactgaaggctttcccacattcgtTACATTTATAGGGCCTCTCTCCGGTGTGAACCCTTTGATGTATTGTAAGCTGTGTGCTCATGctgaaggcttttccacattggaggcattcatagggtttctctcctttATGGATTCTCTGATGGTAAATGAGGCTTGAACTCTGACTAAAGGCTTTTCCACAGTCATTACAcacatagggtttctctccagtgtggattCGCTGATGTTGAATAAGGTGTGAGCCCTGAACAAAGCCTTTGCCACACTCATCACATTTAAAtggtttttctccagtgtgagTTCTCTGATGGCGAATAAGCCGTGAACTACAACCAAAGGCTTTTGTACACTTGTTGCATTTATaaggcttctctccagtgtgaatcaGTTGATGCTGACTAAGGCGAGAAATCCACCTGAAAGCTTTCCCACACTCATCACACTTAAATGGTTTCTCTAcagtgtgaattctctgatgtgCAGCAAGGCTTGGGCTGTCTGAGGCTCTCAGAATTTGAGATTTTTCCCCAGTATGCATCCTTTGATGCTGGGCTAGAGTGGAGCTCTGGCTGAAGGCCTTCCCACACTCCTTGCAAGGGTAGGGCCTCTCCCCAGTGTGAGTCCTCTGGTGTCTAACCAGCTGCGACTGCTggctgaaggctttcccacactcaCGACAACCATAGGGCCTCTCTCCTGTGTGGATTCTCTGATGGTGGATGAGGCTTGAGCTCTGACcaaaggcttttccacattcctCACATCTGTAGGGCTTCTCCCCAGTGTGAATTCTTTGATGCTGAATAAGTTTTGAGCTCAGGCGGAAGGCTTTTCCACACTCAATGCATTTAAAGGGTTTCTCTCCCGTGTGGATTCTCTGATGCTGATTAAGCTGCGAGCAGAGCCTGAAGACTTTCCCACATTCTGCACATTCGTACGGCTTCTCTCCATGGCAGTTATTTGGGTGTTTCCCCTGCAAGCAGTCAGATAACTTTTTTTGGCATTCCTGACATCTGCTAATTTTCTTCTGTGTATTAATTTCCCAATGCAGAGTGATGTCTGAAGTGGCCCTGAAGCCTCTGCCACATCCCTCGCATCTCTGGGAAGTTCCTTCTGCACTTTCCCTCTGACTTTCAAGAGGCTGACAAACCAGGCTGCTAGTTCCCAGCTCCTTACTTCCCTGGGCAGTGTCCTTGGTGAAGGGCTTGGGAACCACAGTCTCCTCATTCAAACAGTTATTCTGGAAGACAGAGCCTGTCACTCTCAGTCCAGGACTGCCCAGATGACTGCCTAACCAGACCTCAGAATCAGAAACGTCTCCAAAGCCAGGATTCTGAGCAAAGTCCTGTGGAGAGATTCTGACCATTGTCCCAGAGGATTCTGATTTTAGGATGTCCATGTCCTCACAGGCCTGCTCATTGTCAGTCCTAATCGTAGAATCTGAAACAAACAGGAACAAAGATGTTCCTTAGGTCCTGTGCTCAGAGAAATGACAGACTACAAATGTGGGGGCTGGGCTCAAGGCTTCCAGAATGGCTGCACTGAGCACTGTGAAGCCCCAGGTGGAAACTCGCAAGAGAAGGCAGAGCCTTTGGAAGTTCTCAAATCTGGTTTCAAACTTTttactttgttcattcattcaatagcaATGAAGTGTACATTATACACTGGGCAGAGTGCTGGGAGCAACACAGACtatgggggtgcaggggtctgtgAGCAGAGAGGTCCATCCTACAGGGCACCAGTGTGGGGCAAAGTTCACATAGAAGCaaagacaacaaagcaagaccagaAGGGTGGGAGGTTACCATGGATTAGGCCATGGGGTCAGGGGCTCCAGGATCCCAGCTGGTGAGGAAAGAGTACAGGGTCTGAGTTCTGAATGGATGGCATGGACTCTGATGAGTAAGACAGGGCTGGAAGAGCTGCCAAGGGACATACTTGGTAAGCTCAGAAGGGCACTGGGCACCTAGGCCGTTCATGGCTACTCCCTGGGGTAGGCTTCTCTGAGTAAAGCCCAGCTCCCTCATCTGCCTCCTGGCTGCTCCCGCCAACTTGTACCTGGCCATGTTCCCTGCTTCTCCCTGGGCAGTGTGTGCCTACCCACAAGACCACACTGACTTCTTCCCTGGGGCTGCAAGTTTCTGAAGGTCCCCAGGGGGACTCCCAGACATCTCCATTCCTTCTGGACTCCCCAAGTAAGCACAGGCTTTTGTCTTACTCTGTAACCCTAGAGGGCACCTCTGCTGAGGTCAGACATCCCCTTGATGTCTGTGATCACAACCATGACAGGACGCAACACACAGCTATGGTCATGACGCAACTACGGTCCCCACCACAAAACAATCACGTTCACAACCACAGCCATGCAGCCACAGCTGTAACCAGCCCAAGTCTACCCCACAGTGAATGCACAGCCCAGTGACAGGGCTTTAGGCTCCAGTTCTTGCCCACTACTAACCATCGGTGGTGAGTTCCCAGCTTCCAGGGATCTCCAAAGGACTTCCTGTCAGTCCTGGAAAATCGCAGAAGGCAACCCTTTCAACTTCACTGTGCAGCAGGGATACACAAGTGCCATGAGGACATAAGCCATCTTCAGGCCTGGTCCTCACATGTTTCTCCTTCCCTGCACAACCACACCACCTCAGCATGCCTGCTCCTTCAACAGGCTTGCTTGGCACTCCTCCCAAGCCATCCCCTGCTGTGAAGATAAGAGAGCAAGGCGggcagacacggtggctcatgcctataatcctagtgcattgggaagccaaggcaggtggatcacctgaggtcaggagatcgagagcagcctgactaacatggtgaaacctcatctctactaaaaatacaaatattagctgagtgtggtggcacgcacctgtagtcccagctgcttgggagactgaggcaggagaatcccttgaacccgggaggcggaggttgcagtgagccaagatcgtgccactgcactccagcctgggtgacagagcgagactccatcccaaaaaaagagagaacagggCACCAAGATGTGCggcaagtaattctcatgcctggAACATGGTGGCCCTAAGAGCTGGGAGCAAGCCCAGGACAGCCCAGCACTCCTGTGCCAGGTGTTGCCCAAGGTCTCCTGCTGCACAGAGTAAAACCTCTACATGGCTAAGCAGCCTGCAGCCAAGAGCACTACTGACCAGCAGACGAGGATATCACAAATCTACCTGACCACATATCAGTTTCCTTCCCTCTGGCACCTTGTGACTGCCCATGAGAAGCCTGGGATACATCATAAAATTCTCCCGGCACAAACCCAGCCTCAGCCGCCTTCTGGCTCTCAGTGGCCCTTGGCTTCCTGCCTGGCCTCGGCTTGCATGGCCTGTTTCTTTGTCCCTGCTTACCACTGTCACCCACCCCCACGGAAGCCCCCCAGGGACCTGTAACCCAAGGCAAGGCTCTCTACCCTTCCCTGGAGCATGAAAGCGCTTCTCCAGTAAGCTTTGGATAACTTATGAGAAGATTATTACAAAATGAAACCTCATTCTGGAAGTGGCAGTCCCTCAGAGAGGACACATACGTCTTGGCTCTAAAGagctgaggccaggtgcggtggcttatacctgtaatcccagcactttgggaggccaagacgggcagatcatttgagccaaagaattcgagaccagtctggaccaacacagtgaaaccccatctctactgaaaatacaaaaattagccaggtatggtggcgggatcctgtaatcccagctatttgggaggcttaggcacaagaatcatttgaacctgggaggcagaggttgcagtgagccaagatcatcccactgcactgcactccagcctgggcaacagagactcccatctcaaaaaaaaaacagaggcagaaaAGGGCCAGGCTGACAGCAAGGTTTGTTGGGGGGTGCCGGGAACCACCCACCAGTGGGCACGGTGGTGGTCAAGAGCAAGGGGCTGCACAGTGGGGACCTGGCCTTCCCCCACTGCTCTGAGCCAGTATCCTTCAGTATCTGACGCTGGCTGTACCAGTTGGGAACAGGTTAACATATCTGGGCATTTCTGCCTTATTTAATGTATTCTGGTTTTGTGCTACTGCATATTTTTATCTAAGAGGCCACATTCCTGCCCTGGACTCTTGGGTCTGCAAGCAAGTGCTGGGTGCATCAATAGCAGCTTTCACCTACTGCAGGGTTGTATTTTTTGTGTTGCTTTATCATAATAAGGACCACCTGCTACATATAAACCCAATGAACTAATTCTGCCAACTACAGCTGGCTTTTCTGCAATGGCACCCTCTTTAAACTCTCCTGTCCatgttggaaatattttaatgGCAGGCTGGGTTTTAGCTGGGCCACCTTACAGCTGTACTTCCTTctcagggaggctgagcagaAAGGGCAACATGGGTGTAGCCAGCAGAGCCAGTGAGGCCAGGATTCCTGATCACTCTTCCCACAGGTCACATGTAGCCTTCCTGGGTGGCTGCAACGCCCACAGGATGTGAAGAGGCTCGGAAACCCTCCTTGCCCTTTGACGCTGCCTAGGGTCATATGAAATCACAGCCCCTACTTTTCACAACTTTGGACTGTCCAACTTGCTTCCCAAGGGCCCTACCAGCCTGTGGCCTCTGTAGGACCTGGTCCTGCCCTGCTGCAAGAGTGACTGTGATGACCCAGCAGCAGCAAGGGGAGGCGAGGGACTCCCTTTCTGCTGCTGAGATACACGCACCCATTTCCCTCATCATGCTGGGCAGCACGCCAGCAAATCAGGGAAGCAGAGTGCCAGGCAGCTGCCTGCCCAGCAGGGGCTCATGCTGGAGGCGGCGGGTGCCCTGGTGAGGGCTGAGCACCCCAAGATAGGCTGAAGTCCTAACTTGAAGCACcacacctcagaatgtgaccttgtttggaaacATGGttgttgcagatggaattaatcACCATGAGGTCACTGGGGTGGACCCTTTCCTCATCCCAACCCAAGATGACTGGCGTCCTTATAAGGAGACGGCTACATGAACACAGACATACAGAAAGAAAGCAGCCATGTGAGGGAGTTGGAGATGAGAGTGATGaatgcatctacaagccaaggaacccAAGGATTACCAGAAAACCATCAGATGCCCAGAGAGGCAGGACAGGGTCCTTCCGTAAAGCCTTCCCAGGGAGCACGGCCCCGCTGACACCTCGATTTCAGATTGCCAGCTCCACAACTGTGAGacaatcaatttctgttgttttaagctccCTAGTTTGTGGATCCCTGTTATGGCAGCCACAGAGGACTAGTGCACTCCTGGAGCCTGAGAAGGTCTGGAGGGAGCCACCTCAGGGCATGTGCTAATCCATGGAAAGGCTACTGAAAGCCAAACATAATGCTTCACTTGGATCCGTAGATTTCTATCTTTGCTTAACAAAAAAAGtatgaataaaatcagaaatcaaacaaaatgcaatataatttcaaaaacaagCTCCGTTTTTGCTGAAACACATGGGTTTTTGTGTGCAGTTTGGCCTCTCCCAAGGCAGCCCCATAAGGAGATCTGTGCATCCTTCTATGGGCTGGATGCCATGTCCCCTATAGCATTCCCAGGCACGCAGCAGAGCCCCCAGGACTCGCCCACAGCTGCCTCTGGTTGTGAGGCCCTTCCTGCAGTTTCCCCTCACCCCAGGGCTTCTCTGCGACAGGGTCTAAGCCTCACCTGTCTTGAAGGTCTTTGGTGCCTCTGTCCCCTCTGCTCCCTGCAGGTCGAGGACCCATGGTTCCTGTCCCTGCTCCAGCCGGGAGATCAGCTCAGGCTTGAAAACCAGGAATCCTGCTGTGTGTGCGGCACAGGAAACAGTGTCAGCATGACAGGGAGCATGTAGCACAAGGCTAAGCTTTCCCCGGCTTCCAAATGTAAAGGGGCAGGGGGGCTGGAAGGCACAGGTAGAGCCCCTGTGGGGAGTGAGGGGTGTGAAGGGCGGTGAGAATCTGGGGACACAGCAGCCCTTTCTGTCCAGATCTATCCAGTTCCTGTGGCTGGATGGCAAGGGATAAATGACTCCCACAATCTCCAGATGACCCTGTCACCAAACAGTCTGCAAAGAACACCACTCCACCCCTGGAACTCAGGGGAGAGAGCAGAAGCCCAAAGTCACTTGGCAGAGCCGGGCCTGTTGCTCAGTTCAAAGAGCAGAGATGCCCAAAGAGGCAGGGGTGGTTACAAACtaagacaacaacaaaaagacatgaATGAAGCAAATTTTGCATCAGAAAGTTCCAAGGCCCAGTCCTCAGCCAGCAGCCTTCCAGCCTCAAGTCCCTGCACAAAGGACGCCTCAGGGCCTGCTCTCCTCTCCAAGGACTGGGTGGCAGAGACCTGTGGGGGCCCGGCACCCTGCCTTCTTGGGGCCATCTGCCCCCATACCCTCTTTGTGCAGTCAGTACAGAGATGAGTTGGTGATCCATGGGCCAGCCGAGGCCTCTGGTTGGAAGCTTCCCCACACTGGAAGGAAAGAGGCAAGCAGAGATGCCAAAGGCCTACAGCCAATACACTCAAGCCCCTAGATGCAGACAGGACTCCAGACTCAACAGAAATGCACGTTCTCTCCAAGTACATGTGGAACAAAGAAACACCCTCGGGTCAAGTCACCGACACACCAAAGAACAATACCACAGAACAtgcacccagccaaatgcagcTCAGAATGAGATTAACCACAAAATGTTGCTTAGATGCGATTAGCTACTTGGAAACTAAACAATAAATTACTAAGTGGCAAGCATATTTATTATGAGTCAGAATTTATAGGATACAGCCCAAGCAGTATGTaaagataaaacttttttttttttttttgagacagagtcttgctctgctgcctaggttggagtgtggtggaacaatctcagcccactgcaacctccacctcctgggttcaagcaattcttcctgcctcggcctcaagagtagctgggactacaggtgcaggtcaccatgccagctaattttttgtattttagtagaaacacagtttcaccatgttagccaggatggtctggatctcctgacctcatgatccgcccacctcggcctcccaaagtgctgggattacaggtgtgaaccactgcacccggctgatagaatgttatttatttatttatttatttaaagacatggtgttgctctgtcactcaggctggagtgcagctgcaccatcatagttcactataacctagaccaatcctcccaccacagcctactgagtagttaggactataggtgtgtgacatcacacccagctaatttttaaaaattttttgtagagatgtggtcttgctatgttgcccaggctggcctcaaactcctgggctcaaacaatcctcctgcctcagcctcctaagtagctgagattacaggcatatgccactatacccagaaaaatcatttactagaaatgataattttatttttttatttttttataaagacagggtttcaccatgttggccaggctggtcttgaactcctgacctcaggtgatccgcccaccttggcctccaaagtgcttggattacaggcgtgagccactgcgcccagcctagaaatGAGAATTTCAAAACACAAATGAGGTAAACAGTAAGCTTAAGAAG
It includes:
- the ZNF7 gene encoding zinc finger protein 7 isoform X25, translating into MGFLGCWCMSFQEVVTFGDVAVHFSREEWQCLDPGQRALYREVMLENHSSVAGLGFLVFKPELISRLEQGQEPWVLDLQGAEGTEAPKTFKTDSTIRTDNEQACEDMDILKSESSGTMVRISPQDFAQNPGFGDVSDSEVWLGSHLGSPGLRVTGSVFQNNCLNEETVVPKPFTKDTAQGSKELGTSSLVCQPLESQRESAEGTSQRCEGCGRGFRATSDITLHWEINTQKKISRCQECQKKLSDCLQGKHPNNCHGEKPYECAECGKVFRLCSQLNQHQRIHTGEKPFKCIECGKAFRLSSKLIQHQRIHTGEKPYRCEECGKAFGQSSSLIHHQRIHTGERPYGCRECGKAFSQQSQLVRHQRTHTGERPYPCKECGKAFSQSSTLAQHQRMHTGEKSQILRASDSPSLAAHQRIHTVEKPFKCDECGKAFRWISRLSQHQLIHTGEKPYKCNKCTKAFGCSSRLIRHQRTHTGEKPFKCDECGKGFVQGSHLIQHQRIHTGEKPYVCNDCGKAFSQSSSLIYHQRIHKGEKPYECLQCGKAFSMSTQLTIHQRVHTGERPYKCNECGKAFSQNSTLFQHQIIHAGVKPYECSECGKAFSRSSYLIEHQRIHTRAQWFYEYGNALEGSTFVSRKKVSTIKKLHQCDDCEKIFRWRSHLIIHQRIHTGEKPYKCNDCGKAFNRSSRLTQHQKIHIG
- the ZNF7 gene encoding zinc finger protein 7 isoform X19; this encodes MRQHQKGAGTQGFLGCWCMSFQEVVTFGDVAVHFSREEWQCLDPGQRALYREVMLENHSSVAGLGFLVFKPELISRLEQGQEPWVLDLQGAEGTEAPKTFKTDSTIRTDNEQACEDMDILKSESSGTMVRISPQDFAQNPGFGDVSDSEVWLGSHLGSPGLRVTGSVFQNNCLNEETVVPKPFTKDTAQGSKELGTSSLVCQPLESQRESAEGTSQRCEGCGRGFRATSDITLHWEINTQKKISRCQECQKKLSDCLQGKHPNNCHGEKPYECAECGKVFRLCSQLNQHQRIHTGEKPFKCIECGKAFRLSSKLIQHQRIHTGEKPYRCEECGKAFGQSSSLIHHQRIHTGERPYGCRECGKAFSQQSQLVRHQRTHTGERPYPCKECGKAFSQSSTLAQHQRMHTGEKSQILRASDSPSLAAHQRIHTVEKPFKCDECGKAFRWISRLSQHQLIHTGEKPYKCNKCTKAFGCSSRLIRHQRTHTGEKPFKCDECGKGFVQGSHLIQHQRIHTGEKPYVCNDCGKAFSQSSSLIYHQRIHKGEKPYECLQCGKAFSMSTQLTIHQRVHTGERPYKCNECGKAFSQNSTLFQHQIIHAGVKPYECSECGKAFSRSSYLIEHQRIHTRAQWFYEYGNALEGSTFVSRKKVSTIKKLHQCDDCEKIFRWRSHLIIHQRIHTGEKPYKCNDCGKAFNRSSRLTQHQKIHIG
- the ZNF7 gene encoding zinc finger protein 7 isoform X35, whose amino-acid sequence is MSDYTPGRGSILVAGLSARTRGCPPTKSHDSTIRTDNEQACEDMDILKSESSGTMVRISPQDFAQNPGFGDVSDSEVWLGSHLGSPGLRVTGSVFQNNCLNEETVVPKPFTKDTAQGSKELGTSSLVCQPLESQRESAEGTSQRCEGCGRGFRATSDITLHWEINTQKKISRCQECQKKLSDCLQGKHPNNCHGEKPYECAECGKVFRLCSQLNQHQRIHTGEKPFKCIECGKAFRLSSKLIQHQRIHTGEKPYRCEECGKAFGQSSSLIHHQRIHTGERPYGCRECGKAFSQQSQLVRHQRTHTGERPYPCKECGKAFSQSSTLAQHQRMHTGEKSQILRASDSPSLAAHQRIHTVEKPFKCDECGKAFRWISRLSQHQLIHTGEKPYKCNKCTKAFGCSSRLIRHQRTHTGEKPFKCDECGKGFVQGSHLIQHQRIHTGEKPYVCNDCGKAFSQSSSLIYHQRIHKGEKPYECLQCGKAFSMSTQLTIHQRVHTGERPYKCNECGKAFSQNSTLFQHQIIHAGVKPYECSECGKAFSRSSYLIEHQRIHTRAQWFYEYGNALEGSTFVSRKKVSTIKKLHQCDDCEKIFRWRSHLIIHQRIHTGEKPYKCNDCGKAFNRSSRLTQHQKIHIG